The DNA window CCGCAAAGCGATCTGTTGCGCAAATGCACGCGCATCGGCGTCCAACGCCAGCAGGTCTGCGAGCGAATCGGGATTGGAGAGAGAGACGGCAGACAAAGTTTCCAGATTCAGCGCATGGATCTGGTCAAAACGGATGCGCCGCTCCAGGAATGCCGCTACCGCCACTTCGTTGGCGGCATTGAGCACCGCCGTGGTACCGGCAGGAGCCTCCAGCGACTCCCACGCCAAGCGCAGTCCCGGAAACCGCTCAGGATGGCCATGGTTGTCAATGGATTCAAATGTCATGGCGCCCAGGGCATGGAAGTCCAGTACGGCCGCGCCGGACTCCACGCGCTCGGGCCAGGCCAGGCCATAGGCAATGGGTACCCGCATGTCTGGCGTGCCCAACTGCGCCACCACCGAGGTGTCGCGGTACTGCACCATGGAATGGATGATGCTTTGCGGATGGATCACTACATCGAGCTGCCGGGGCGACAGCCCAAAGAGATAACGCGCCTCGATCACTTCCAGCGCCTTGTTCATCATCGTGGCCGAATCGACCGAGATCTTGCGCCCCATGACCCAGTTGGGGTGTGCGCAGGCTTGCTCAGGCGTCACATCGCGCAGGCTGCCAGGCGATCTCTGCCGAAACGGCCCCCCCGAAGCAGTGAGGATGATCTTTTCCACGCGCCGCGACCAGGTGGCAGGGTCTTCGGGTAGCGATTGAAAAATGGCGGAGTGCTCGCTGTCGATGGGCAGCAAGGTCGCCCCACCCTCGCGCACCGCACGCAGAAACACCTCCCCCCCACCACCAGCGCTTCCTTGTTGGCCAGCAGAAGGCGTTTGCCCGCTCGGGCCGCAGCCAGACAGGGCGCCAGCCCGGCTGCCCCGACGATGGCGGCCATGACCATATCGACCTCTGCATGGGATGCTATTATTTCAATAGCTTCTGGCGCTTGCAGTACAAGCGTTGGAAGGTCATTTTGCTTAATTTTTTCTTGTAGCACCCGGCCATGCTCTGCACTGGCCATGACGGCATAGCGCGGAGTAAAACGGGCACACTGGGCCAGCATCAGGTCAACCTGGGTGGCGGCACTCAGCGCAAAAACCTCGAAACGTTCGGGGTGGCGCGCCACCACATCGAGCGTACTGGTGCCGATGGATCCTGTGGAGCCCAGCACCGTAATGCGTTGTTTCATGTCTTTACCAGTGTCATCAGCATCATGGCCAGCGGCAATGTGGGCAGCAATGCATCCACACGGTCGAGCACACCCCCATGGCCGGGCAGCAGGTTGCTGCTGTCTTTCACACCGGCACTGCGCTTGATGAGCGATTCAATGAGATCACCCACTACGCTCATGGCGGCCATGAACAGCACTCCCAGCACCAGCACCCACCAGCCCTGGTTTGCCAGGCGTGTATACAGGCTGGCCACGGGTGCTTGCAGACGGGCATCGGCCACAACCCAGCACACTGCCAGCAGCAACACACCGGCCACACCACCCCACACCCCCTCCCAACTCTTGCCCGGACTGATCGAGGGGGCAAGCTTGTTGCGGGTGAAACGCAGGCCGAACGCCCGGCCCGAAAAATAAGCCGCGATGTCGGCCATCCATACCAGCGTCATCACCGACAGCAGAAAGTTGATGCCCTCGATGCGCGCCTGCACCACGGCCAACCAAGCCAGCCACAACACCAGCACCCCTGCCAGCAATCGCACCGACCCGGGAATGCGCGGCCAGCCAGGAACACCCGCCCGCAGCAACCACGTGCCACCCAGCACCCAGAAGGCACCAGCCGCAACCCACAGCGCGCCCATCGGTCGCTCGGACCAACCCAGTGCCCACGAAGCGGCACACAATGCCACGCACACCGCCCCCACGGCCACCGAAGCCACAGGGCTGCAGCCATTGAGCCGACCCCATTCCCAGGCCGCGCCGGCCATCAGCACGAGCACGACGGTGGTAAACGGTACCGGCGAGGGATAAAACAGGGCTGGCAGCAAAATAGCCAGCAGGACCAGGGCGGTGATGATGCGCTGCTTCAGCATGGAGCCCTTTCAGGCACGCACCAGTCCGGGGCGCGCAGGCAGAATTTGTTCAGACGTCTTGCCAAATCGACGTTCCCGGGCATGGAAGGCCGCAATAGCCTCATCCAGCGCAGCATCATCGAAATCCGGCCAAAGCTTCTCACTGAAATACAACTCTGCATAGGCGGCTTGCCAAAGCAGGAAATTGCTCAGTCGCATTTCACCACCGGTACGGATCAGCAGGTCGGGGTCGGGCACATGGGCCAGTGCCATGGCGCTGTCCAGGCTGGCTTCGGTGATGGGTTCACCACGTGCCGCCAAGGCGGCTGCAGCCTGCGCCACATCCCAGCGGCCACCGTAATTGAAACAGACGTTTAACACAAGGCGGGTGTTGTGGGCCGTAGCGGCCTCGCCTTGCAGCAATCCGCTTTGTACTTTCTCGGAAAGCCCATCCCGCGCACCGACGAAATGCAGTTGCACACCGTCCTTGCACAGTTGCGGTACTTCGCGCGAAAGCGCTTTGGCGAGCAACTCCATCAGGCCTGAAACTTCATCAGCAGGCCGATTCCAGTTTTCGGAGGAAAACGCAAAC is part of the Simplicispira sp. 125 genome and encodes:
- the uppS gene encoding polyprenyl diphosphate synthase, translated to MSISNTQELVPPHHIAIVMDGNGRWAKRRFLPRLAGHKQGVDVLRRCVQACAQRGVGVLTVFAFSSENWNRPADEVSGLMELLAKALSREVPQLCKDGVQLHFVGARDGLSEKVQSGLLQGEAATAHNTRLVLNVCFNYGGRWDVAQAAAALAARGEPITEASLDSAMALAHVPDPDLLIRTGGEMRLSNFLLWQAAYAELYFSEKLWPDFDDAALDEAIAAFHARERRFGKTSEQILPARPGLVRA
- a CDS encoding phosphatidate cytidylyltransferase, which produces MLKQRIITALVLLAILLPALFYPSPVPFTTVVLVLMAGAAWEWGRLNGCSPVASVAVGAVCVALCAASWALGWSERPMGALWVAAGAFWVLGGTWLLRAGVPGWPRIPGSVRLLAGVLVLWLAWLAVVQARIEGINFLLSVMTLVWMADIAAYFSGRAFGLRFTRNKLAPSISPGKSWEGVWGGVAGVLLLAVCWVVADARLQAPVASLYTRLANQGWWVLVLGVLFMAAMSVVGDLIESLIKRSAGVKDSSNLLPGHGGVLDRVDALLPTLPLAMMLMTLVKT